The region AACTTCCAACTCGAGCCGGGCGCCACATGAACCAGCTTCAATGTTAAAAAGGGCGCGTGTTCGAGCGCTGGCATTTCGCCTGCGGCGAATCCCTGACCTTGCCGGCAGAGATGCCGGCGCTCCAAAACGCTCACTATCGTTGATTCAAGGTTCCAAATCGACTCGAGCCTACGCCCATATACCGAGAACGAGTCTAAATGCGATTCCCCTGCTATGGAGCCGGCGGTTTTTCGCGCCCGTGGGCCATGACGTAGAGCGCGGGCAGAACAAACAGCGTGAGCACGGTCGCGCTGAGGATGCCTCCGACGACGACGGTGGCGAGTGGGCGCTGGACCTCCGCGCCGAAGCCCGTGGAGAGCGCCATCGGGAGGAAGCCGGCGGCGTCGGTGATGCTGGTGGCGAGCACGGGGCGGAGGCGTTCGCGCGTGGCGGCCTTCACGGCGTCGTACAGGCCGGCGCCCTCCTCGCGCGCGCGCTGAATGGCGGCGACGAGCACCTGCCCATCCAGGACGGCGATGCCGCAGAGGGCGATAAAGCCGACGGCGGCGCTCACGCTGAAGGGGATGCCGCGTGCCTGGAGGGCGAGTATGCCGCCGATGGCGGCGAAGGGGATGCCGGTGTAGATGACGAGGACATCGCGCAACTGGCCGAGGCTCAGGTAGAGCAGGATAAAGATGAGGACGAGCGTGACGGGGACGACGATGGCCAGCCGCAGCCGGGCGCGCTCCAGGTTCTGGAATTGGCCGCCCCAATCGAGCACGTAGCCGTCGGGGAGGTCCACCTCGGCGGCGATGCGGGATTTGGCCTCCTCCACGAACGACGCGACGTCGCGGCCTCGCACGTTGGCCTGCACCCGGATCAGGCGGCGGCTCCATTCGCGGCTGATGGTGCTCGGGGTCGAGGCGGTCTCCACGGAGGCGAGGCGACCGAGCGGGAGCAGCTGGCCGGCGCGGGTGGGTATGATCGCCTTTTCCAGCTGTTCGGGGTCCGCGCGGAATTCGTCGGGGAGGCGCATGACGAGGGGGAAGACGCGTTGGCCTTCGTAGACGCGTCCGGCGTCGATGCTGCCGATGGCCCGCACGAAGTCCAGCACATCGGAGGCGGGCACGCCATGGCGCGCGATGGCTTCCTGGTCAATCCGCACTTGTAGCGCGGGCTGTCCGGTGATCTGGTCGGTGGAGATGTCCACGGCGCCCTCCATGCCGAGGAGTACGGTCTGAATATCGTCGGAGATCCGGATGAGGGTGTCGAAGTCGTCGCCATACACCTTGATGCCGAGGTCGGATCGAATGCCCGAAATCATCTCGTTCATTCGCATTTCAATCGGCTGCGTGTAGGCGATGTTGAGGCCGGGGAGGTCGCCCAGGACCTCCTCGAAGGCGGCGGCGAGGTCGGCCTGGGCCGTGGCGTTGCGCCACTCATCGCGCGGGTTGAGCGCGATGAAGACGTCGGTGAGCTCGGTTCCCATGGGGTCGGTGGCGACTTCCGCGGAACCGATGCGGCTCCAGACGTACTTGATTTCATTGGGGAATTCGTCGAGGAGGATGCGCTCGATGCGCGTATTGTAGCTTGCGGAGCTCTCCACGGAGACGCCGGCCAGGCGGATGACATTGGCGACGACGGCGCCTTCGCTGAGCCGGGGGATGAACTCGCCGCCGAGGCGCACGGAGATGGCGGCGGCCAGCGCGACCAGCGCGATGGCGGTGGCGACCATGATCCACCGCATCCGGAGGGCGCCGGCGAGGAGCGGGGCGTATACGGCGGCGATGAGTGCTCCGAGGCCGCGCCTTTCCGGGCGGGCGTTCCGGGGGAGGAGGTAGTAGGCGAGCACGGGCGACAGGAACAGCGCGATGGCGAGGGCCCCGAGCAACGCGAAGATGAAGGCCCAGGCCATGGGCGCGAACATCTTTCGCTCGATACCCTGGAGGGCGAGCACGGGCACGAATACGACGGCAATAATGCCCATGCCGAAGGCGACCGGGCGGGCGACTTCCCGCCCCGACGCGATGACGCAGGCGAGGCGTTCGGCGGAAGTTAACTTGCGGCCGAGCCGCGCCTGCTCCTCGCGCAGGCGGCGGAGGTTGGCCTCGTTCATGACGACCGAACCGTCCACGAGGATGCCGAAATCCATGGCCCCGAGGCTCAGGAGGCTGGCCGCGATGGCGAGCTCGTACATGCCGATGACGGCGAAGGCCATTGCGAGCGGAATGGTGAGGGCGACCATGATGCCGGCGCGGATATTGCCGAGCAGGAGAAAGAGCACGACAACCACGAGCACCGCGCCGGTCACCAGGTTGTGGCGCACGGTCTCGATAACGTTGCCGATGAGCTCGGTTCTGTCATACACGATTGTGACGTCCACGTCGTCGGGCAGGGCCTCGGCGGCGATGTCGAGGCGATCTCGCAGGGCCCGGGTGACCTCGTGGCTGTTCTCGCCCATCAGCATGAACCCGAGGCCGAGCACGGCTTCGCCCCGGCCCTGGAAGGTGACCGCGCCCCGGCGGATTTCGTGGCCGGCGCGGACCTCGGCGACGTCCCGCACGCGAATGGGCGCGCCGCCGTGGGCTTTTACGACGATGTTCTCGATCTCCGCGATGGCGCCGACGCGGCCGAGGCCCTGGACGAGCAGGGATTCGCCGGCGCGCGTGATCTGGCCGCCCCCGACGTTGGCGTTGTTGCGGAGGAGGGCGTCGTGCACGTCGTGCAGGACGAGCCCGTACTTGATGAGGGCTTCGGGGCGGACGATGACGTGATACTGCTTTTCGTGGCCGCCCCAGGAGTTGACCTCGGCGACGCCGGGCGTTTTCAGGAGTTCCGGCTTTACGACCCAATCGTGCAGCGTGCGCAGTTCTTCGAGCGAGCGTTCCGGGTTGTCCGAGTGGAGCATGTAGTGGAAGACTTCGCCCAGGCCGGTGGCGATGGGGCCGAGCTGCGGGCGTTCGATGCCCTCGGGCAGCTCCACGGTGTTCAGGCGCTCCGTGATGAACTGGCGCGCGCCATAGACGCTGGTGTCGTCGGTGAAGGTTGCGACGACCTGGGAGAATCCGAACTTGGACACGGAGCGGACTTCGGCGAGCCCGGGCAATCCGGAGACGGCCAGCTCGACGGGCAGGGTGACCTGTTGCTCGATTTCCTCCGGGCCCAGGGCGGGGGCGGTGGTGTTGATCTGGACCTGCACCGGGGTGGTGTCGGGAAAGGCGTCGATGGGGAGATTCGTCAGACGCCATACGCCGAAGCCGGCGGCGAGAAGAAAGAGCAGCAGCACGAGCCCGCGATTTTCGAGCGCGAGCGCAATGAGGCGGTGAAGCATGGTGATGTCCTTTTCCGGTTGCCGCTCAGTCGTGGACGCAGCCGGCGCCCAGACGGGCCTTCAGCAGCTCGGATTTCAGGACATAGCTTTCGCCCAGCGCGATTTCCTCGTCCGCGCGCAGCCCTTCCAGGACGGGCACGGAGCCGCGCCGTTCGGGTCCCGTACGGATCAGGCGCGTTTCGTACAGGTCGTGATCGAGTTTGGCGAATACCACCGGGAAACCGTCGACGTACTGGATAGCCTGGGGCGGCACGACGACCGTCGCTCCGCGGGTCTCCGATCCGGCGAGTTCCGCGCGGCCGAACATGGCGTTGCGGAGGAGGCCGTCCGGGTTCTCGAGCACCGCGCGGGCCTGGACCATGCGGGTGGTTTCGTCGACGCTCGGCGCGATCCACTGGAGTTTGCCTTCCATCCGCATGCCGGGGAGGGGGTCGAACTCGGCGGTGACCGTGGCGCCCTCGCGGGCGTTTATCAGGAGGCCCTCGGGAATGGAGAGCTCCATCCACATGGTGGACAGGTCGGCGACCTGAAAGAGGGGCGCGCCCGATTCCGCCGCGGCGCCGGCCACCGCGTTGCGCTCCGTTACCGTGCCCGCGAAAGGCGCGCGCACGGGGAACACCGAGGCGCGCTCGCCCCGCGCGTTCACCTCCTCGGGCGTCAGTCCGAGGTCCAGCATGCGCTGGCGGGCCATGGCGAGTTCCGCCTCGGCCTCCGCCAGCTGGGCGCGGGCTATTTCGAGGTCCTGGCGGGGCGCGATGGCCAGATCGACGAGCTTCTGCGCGCGTGCGACCACTTCGCGGTACAGGGCGACGTTGGCGGCCGCCTTCGCGTATACGCTGCGTTCCGTGGCCAGTTCGGGCGCGCTGATTTCGGCGAGCAACTGCCCGGCCTTGACCCGGTCACCCGCGTCGACATGAACGGCTTTGATGACGCCGTCGAGCAGGGGTGTGACGTAGGCGAGCTGGTTCTTATTGAACGCGACCTGCCCGAGCACCATCGCGCCCCCGGACCAGTCCGCGAGCGCCGGATAGCCGGTTCGGACGCCGGCCTTTTCCGCGGACGCCATCGACTGGAAACGGATCTTGAGTCCCTGCCCGGGGTTGAGGCCGGCGAGCAATTCCGGGTGGCAGATACCGCATTCGACTTCCATCAGGCCGTGTTCTCCGCAGAACAGGCCCCCTTTTGCGGCGGTTGACGGGGCGCCGCTCTTCCCGGCGAGCTCGGGGTGGCAGATGAGGCACTCGTCCTCGTACAGGCCGTGTTCGTTGCACCAGAGGCGATTGGGATCGCGAGCTTGAATCTGCTCCTGTTCTCCGGCGGGGGCGTGTCCGTGGACCGCGGCGAGCTCGGGGTGGCAGATGCAGCAATCGTCCTCGTAGACATCATGCTCGTTGCACCAGAGGCGGTTGGGGTCGCGCGTCTCGGCGGTCAGGACGGGTACGTTACAGGCGGTCAGGAAGCAGGGAACGAGAAGCAGGATGGCGCCGCGGCGGACCTGCGTAAATTGGGAAAGCTGAAGCATGATCGGACTCCCGCGGGGTGGGTTCTTACCGGTGGGGAAAGCACGGGGACGGATCCGCGACGGGAAAACATCCCGCGCGGACTTCGCCGGCCGATCAAATGCGCAGCGGCAAGGGGAAGGGCAGGATCCGGCTGTCGGCTCGCCGGGGTGGCGGGATCGCTCTGGCGCGGCGCTGGTCCGCGTCGCGGGGGGCGACGGCGGGAGCGCTTGCGAGCGCCTTGAGGGGATCGGGGGCGGACGGGGCGCGGTCGGGGCGGGCGTGCATGGCGCATACGGCGCCCGCAAGCCGAAATTCCACGCATTGGAGGTCGTTTGCGGCGCCCGGCGGGCGAATCTCGCCGTGGGTGGGCGCCGCCGGGTAGCCCTCGGTGGCGGGCTCGGGGCAGCAATCGGCCTTCGGCGCGACGGCGGCGGGATCGGGACAGAGACAGAGGGCCAGATCGATGCCGCGGGCGGTCCCGCTCAGGAGCGCCAGCGCGACGACGAAGGTGGCTATCGCGCGCTGGAATACGCTTGTTCGAATCCCATGTTGTCTCATACCCGGCATTCTACCCGGCGAATGGGGTTGAGTCAACGGGATACGCCACGAAGGGCGCAGCGCAGCGTCTGGCCGCAACCGAAAGAATCTGAACCGCGAATGAACGCGAATGAACGCGAATTGTATGGTGATTCAAGGTGCGCGGCGCGCGGGGGATCGGATTGGGCGCCACAAAGAGCACAAAGAACACAAAGAATCCGGCGCAGCCTTGGGCCGCAACCGAAGAGGGGATCACCACGAAGGGCACGAAGACCACGAAGAAAAAAAAGAGAATAGCTTTAACCGCAGAGAACGCAGAGAGCGCATAGGGTGATTTCTGGTACGCAGATGGATTGGGTGGATGATCGAGAGCGCATTCTTAACCACGAATGAACACCAATGCACACGAATGCATCGGGAGCAGCCGCGCGGGCGGTGATCAAGAATTGTGCCCACGGATTGCACTGATGACACGGATAGAAAATGATTTCGGTCGTTGGGGTGTGCCGGCGGCTGCGTGCTGTTTCCAAGGTGGCCTGTTCGGATTGTTGAGCATCGGAATTGTGGCGGGGTTTATCGGGTGGCGGGCTGCTTCTTCTCGTTTGGTTCGCGTGTCGCTCCAATCCGTGTCATCGGTGTAATCCGTGGGCAAGAAAGGAATTTCGTCCACGAGACTTGCGGAACGGCCCGGAAATCCTCCCTGGATTTTTCGCTTCGTAAATGCTTTTACAAAAAATGGTTCTATGGATTTTGAACGAAAGAACTTGCAGAAAAAACAAGGCTCATCCGGTTTGAAGGTACATCGGCAACGATGGCGGCAAATAGGAGTAGTTTGCTCGGTTCTCTTTTCCGGGCGGCGATGCTATATGCGAATACAAGATTCCTTGGGCCTGGTCTGTAGCGCAGACGGTATATTCGGCAGCAGAACTGGATGCCAGCGCACGCTTTCGGCCCGAAGGGCCAATGCAGTTTTCAGCCCCGGGCAACGCCCGGGGTTTGAGTGGTGTGTTTCTTATACGCCCTGAAAGGGCAGCGCAGTCGAATTTCAGAAACGCTGGGCTGGCTCACCACTGCGCTGCCCTTTCAGGGCGTGGAAGGTGGTGTCCCCGTGTTCCCTGGGCGTTGCCCAGGGCTGGGAGCTGCGCTGGCCCTTCGGGCCGAAAGACCAGTCGATACGATTACTCCGACAGAGGCCCCAACGGGCATACATTGGCGGTTCCGGAGAATTCGGGCACGGAGAAACGCCTGTGAATAATCTCGTACGCTCAAACCGGATGAACCAAAAACAAGAGATTGACGGATAGTAGTACGAAGGACAGCCTTTGGCCGAAACCAATTAAAGGTGAACCGCGAATTAACGTGAATGTACGCGAATGAAGAATGGATGGCAGTGTCCTTTGGGTAAGTGTCCTTTGGGTAATGGCCGATCTGGGATCCACGCGCCGGGTGGAATGGCGTGTCCAGGATGCGGATGATCCGACCGTTCTGCCGCGATTGCGGCGCGATGGCCGGGCTTGCCCCGCCTGGTTCGCAGGGGTTACTGTATGGGCCTGCCGTGCCTCATTTCGGGGTGGCGTGAGTGAAATGAGGCATGTAAAGTCAGCCCTTCAAATTGGTTGCGCAGTTAGCCGCCGGATTTCCGGCGCGAAATCGGCTGGCATATAAGTTGCTTACCTTCCGGTGTGGAGGTCTGGGCAGACGCCTCGGGAGGGGGTGGCGCCCGCCGCCCGGAATGGCGCCGCTTCCCGGCGCGAACATACGGAACAACCCTTCCCGCCGGTTCGGGCCGGAACCGGGTGACAATCAAAGGAGAATTCCCAGCATGGCGGTGGATGTCAATCAAATCGGCGCGCGCGTCGAGCAGGAGGCGGCGCTGCTGCACCAGGTTCGCTCGGAGATCAAGCGGGTGATCGTGGGCCAGGAGTACCTGATCGACCGGCTGTTGCTCGCGCTGTTGTGCAACAACCACGTGCTGATTGAGGGGGTGCCGGGGCTGGCGAAGACGCTTTCGGTGACGACGCTGGCGCAGGTGGTGCAGTGCAGCTTCAACCGTATTCAGTTCACGCCGGACTTGCTGCCCGCGGACCTGATCGGCACGCTCATCTACAACCCGAAAGAGGGCGGCTTCATCACACGGAAGGGGCCGATTTTCGCGAACGTCATCCTGGCGGACGAGATCAACCGCGCGCCGGCGAAGGTGCAGAGCGCGCTGCTGGAGGCGATGCAGGAGCAGCAGGTGACGATCGGGGACGAGAGCTACAAGCTGGCCGATCCGTTTTTTGTGCTGGCGA is a window of Candidatus Hydrogenedentota bacterium DNA encoding:
- a CDS encoding efflux RND transporter permease subunit encodes the protein MLHRLIALALENRGLVLLLFLLAAGFGVWRLTNLPIDAFPDTTPVQVQINTTAPALGPEEIEQQVTLPVELAVSGLPGLAEVRSVSKFGFSQVVATFTDDTSVYGARQFITERLNTVELPEGIERPQLGPIATGLGEVFHYMLHSDNPERSLEELRTLHDWVVKPELLKTPGVAEVNSWGGHEKQYHVIVRPEALIKYGLVLHDVHDALLRNNANVGGGQITRAGESLLVQGLGRVGAIAEIENIVVKAHGGAPIRVRDVAEVRAGHEIRRGAVTFQGRGEAVLGLGFMLMGENSHEVTRALRDRLDIAAEALPDDVDVTIVYDRTELIGNVIETVRHNLVTGAVLVVVVLFLLLGNIRAGIMVALTIPLAMAFAVIGMYELAIAASLLSLGAMDFGILVDGSVVMNEANLRRLREEQARLGRKLTSAERLACVIASGREVARPVAFGMGIIAVVFVPVLALQGIERKMFAPMAWAFIFALLGALAIALFLSPVLAYYLLPRNARPERRGLGALIAAVYAPLLAGALRMRWIMVATAIALVALAAAISVRLGGEFIPRLSEGAVVANVIRLAGVSVESSASYNTRIERILLDEFPNEIKYVWSRIGSAEVATDPMGTELTDVFIALNPRDEWRNATAQADLAAAFEEVLGDLPGLNIAYTQPIEMRMNEMISGIRSDLGIKVYGDDFDTLIRISDDIQTVLLGMEGAVDISTDQITGQPALQVRIDQEAIARHGVPASDVLDFVRAIGSIDAGRVYEGQRVFPLVMRLPDEFRADPEQLEKAIIPTRAGQLLPLGRLASVETASTPSTISREWSRRLIRVQANVRGRDVASFVEEAKSRIAAEVDLPDGYVLDWGGQFQNLERARLRLAIVVPVTLVLIFILLYLSLGQLRDVLVIYTGIPFAAIGGILALQARGIPFSVSAAVGFIALCGIAVLDGQVLVAAIQRAREEGAGLYDAVKAATRERLRPVLATSITDAAGFLPMALSTGFGAEVQRPLATVVVGGILSATVLTLFVLPALYVMAHGREKPPAP
- a CDS encoding efflux RND transporter periplasmic adaptor subunit, whose product is MLQLSQFTQVRRGAILLLVPCFLTACNVPVLTAETRDPNRLWCNEHDVYEDDCCICHPELAAVHGHAPAGEQEQIQARDPNRLWCNEHGLYEDECLICHPELAGKSGAPSTAAKGGLFCGEHGLMEVECGICHPELLAGLNPGQGLKIRFQSMASAEKAGVRTGYPALADWSGGAMVLGQVAFNKNQLAYVTPLLDGVIKAVHVDAGDRVKAGQLLAEISAPELATERSVYAKAAANVALYREVVARAQKLVDLAIAPRQDLEIARAQLAEAEAELAMARQRMLDLGLTPEEVNARGERASVFPVRAPFAGTVTERNAVAGAAAESGAPLFQVADLSTMWMELSIPEGLLINAREGATVTAEFDPLPGMRMEGKLQWIAPSVDETTRMVQARAVLENPDGLLRNAMFGRAELAGSETRGATVVVPPQAIQYVDGFPVVFAKLDHDLYETRLIRTGPERRGSVPVLEGLRADEEIALGESYVLKSELLKARLGAGCVHD